The Delphinus delphis chromosome 7, mDelDel1.2, whole genome shotgun sequence genome includes a window with the following:
- the WDR33 gene encoding pre-mRNA 3' end processing protein WDR33 isoform X6, with amino-acid sequence MATEIGSPPRFFHMPRFQHQAPRQLFYKRPDFAQQQAMQQLTFDGKRMRKAVNRKTIDYNPSVIKYLENRIWQRDQRDMRAIQPDAGYYNDLVPPIGMLNNPMNAVTTKFVRTSTNKVKCPVFVVRWTPEGRRLVTGASSGEFTLWNGLTFNFETILQAHDSPVRAMTWSHNDMWMLTADHGGYVKYWQSNMNNVKMFQAHKEAIREASFSPTDNKFATCSDDGTVRIWDFLRCHEERILRGKSAILPP; translated from the exons ATGGCTACAGAAATTGGTTCTCCTCCTCGTTTTTTCCATATGCCAAGGTTCCAACACCAGGCACCTCGACAGCTATTTTATAAGCGACCTGATTTTGCACAGCAGCAAGCAATGCAACAGCTTACCTTTGATGGAAAACGAATGAGAAAAGCAGTAAACCGAAAAACCATAGACTATAATCCATCTGTAATTAAGTATTTGGAG aatagaatatggcaaagagaCCAGAGAGATATGCGGGCAATTCAGCCTGATGCAGGTTATTATAATGAT ctggTTCCACCTATTGGGATGTTGAATAATCCTATGAATGCAGTAACAACAAAGTTTGTTCGAACATCAACAAATAAAGTAAAGTGTCCAGTATTTGTTGTTAGG tggacTCCAGAAGGAAGACGGTTAGTCACTGGAGCCTCTAGTGGAGAGTTCACCTTGTGGAATGGACTCACTTTCAATTTTGAAACAATATTACAG GCTCACGATAGCCCAGTAAGAGCCATGACTTGGTCACATAATGACATGTGGATGTTGACAGCGGACCACGGAGGATATGTGAAATATTGGCAGTCGAACATGAACAACGTCAAGATGTTCCAGGCACATAAGGAGGCGATTAGAGAGGCCAG TTTCTCACCCACGGATAATAAATTTGCTACATGCTCTGATGACGGCACTGTTAGAATCTGGGACTTTCTTCGTTGCCATGAGGAAAGAATTCTCCGAG gaaaatctgctATCCTTCCACCATGA
- the WDR33 gene encoding pre-mRNA 3' end processing protein WDR33 isoform X5: protein MATEIGSPPRFFHMPRFQHQAPRQLFYKRPDFAQQQAMQQLTFDGKRMRKAVNRKTIDYNPSVIKYLENRIWQRDQRDMRAIQPDAGYYNDLVPPIGMLNNPMNAVTTKFVRTSTNKVKCPVFVVRWTPEGRRLVTGASSGEFTLWNGLTFNFETILQAHDSPVRAMTWSHNDMWMLTADHGGYVKYWQSNMNNVKMFQAHKEAIREASFSPTDNKFATCSDDGTVRIWDFLRCHEERILRVPLPGIESMPPAVEVRATGPPGKSPLMLFIGNNFTYLK from the exons ATGGCTACAGAAATTGGTTCTCCTCCTCGTTTTTTCCATATGCCAAGGTTCCAACACCAGGCACCTCGACAGCTATTTTATAAGCGACCTGATTTTGCACAGCAGCAAGCAATGCAACAGCTTACCTTTGATGGAAAACGAATGAGAAAAGCAGTAAACCGAAAAACCATAGACTATAATCCATCTGTAATTAAGTATTTGGAG aatagaatatggcaaagagaCCAGAGAGATATGCGGGCAATTCAGCCTGATGCAGGTTATTATAATGAT ctggTTCCACCTATTGGGATGTTGAATAATCCTATGAATGCAGTAACAACAAAGTTTGTTCGAACATCAACAAATAAAGTAAAGTGTCCAGTATTTGTTGTTAGG tggacTCCAGAAGGAAGACGGTTAGTCACTGGAGCCTCTAGTGGAGAGTTCACCTTGTGGAATGGACTCACTTTCAATTTTGAAACAATATTACAG GCTCACGATAGCCCAGTAAGAGCCATGACTTGGTCACATAATGACATGTGGATGTTGACAGCGGACCACGGAGGATATGTGAAATATTGGCAGTCGAACATGAACAACGTCAAGATGTTCCAGGCACATAAGGAGGCGATTAGAGAGGCCAG TTTCTCACCCACGGATAATAAATTTGCTACATGCTCTGATGACGGCACTGTTAGAATCTGGGACTTTCTTCGTTGCCATGAGGAAAGAATTCTCCGAG ttcccctaccagggatcgaatccatgccccctgcagtggaagtgcgggccactggaccaccagggaagtcccctctgatGCTTTTCattggaaataattttacttatttaaagtaa
- the WDR33 gene encoding pre-mRNA 3' end processing protein WDR33 isoform X7 gives MATEIGSPPRFFHMPRFQHQAPRQLFYKRPDFAQQQAMQQLTFDGKRMRKAVNRKTIDYNPSVIKYLENRIWQRDQRDMRAIQPDAGYYNDLVPPIGMLNNPMNAVTTKFVRTSTNKVKCPVFVVRWTPEGRRLVTGASSGEFTLWNGLTFNFETILQAHDSPVRAMTWSHNDMWMLTADHGGYVKYWQSNMNNVKMFQAHKEAIREASFSPTDNKFATCSDDGTVRIWDFLRCHEERILRVT, from the exons ATGGCTACAGAAATTGGTTCTCCTCCTCGTTTTTTCCATATGCCAAGGTTCCAACACCAGGCACCTCGACAGCTATTTTATAAGCGACCTGATTTTGCACAGCAGCAAGCAATGCAACAGCTTACCTTTGATGGAAAACGAATGAGAAAAGCAGTAAACCGAAAAACCATAGACTATAATCCATCTGTAATTAAGTATTTGGAG aatagaatatggcaaagagaCCAGAGAGATATGCGGGCAATTCAGCCTGATGCAGGTTATTATAATGAT ctggTTCCACCTATTGGGATGTTGAATAATCCTATGAATGCAGTAACAACAAAGTTTGTTCGAACATCAACAAATAAAGTAAAGTGTCCAGTATTTGTTGTTAGG tggacTCCAGAAGGAAGACGGTTAGTCACTGGAGCCTCTAGTGGAGAGTTCACCTTGTGGAATGGACTCACTTTCAATTTTGAAACAATATTACAG GCTCACGATAGCCCAGTAAGAGCCATGACTTGGTCACATAATGACATGTGGATGTTGACAGCGGACCACGGAGGATATGTGAAATATTGGCAGTCGAACATGAACAACGTCAAGATGTTCCAGGCACATAAGGAGGCGATTAGAGAGGCCAG TTTCTCACCCACGGATAATAAATTTGCTACATGCTCTGATGACGGCACTGTTAGAATCTGGGACTTTCTTCGTTGCCATGAGGAAAGAATTCTCCGAG TGACCTAG